In the Candidatus Electrothrix sp. GW3-4 genome, one interval contains:
- a CDS encoding helix-turn-helix domain-containing protein, whose amino-acid sequence MPTPKSPSIAVSEQQKEILSKIARQSTADFREVSRASLILEIEKGKPNSKIAKVMSCSIDKVKHWRYKWLANQDTLMQIETDPQNANQLEKSIREVLKDNPRPGAPVTYSSEQYCQILAVALEHPEESGRPISQWSSRELADECNKRGITSGISDRQVGRFLKRNRCETSS is encoded by the coding sequence ATGCCTACACCCAAATCGCCATCAATTGCTGTTTCCGAACAACAGAAAGAAATTTTGTCAAAAATAGCTCGACAATCAACAGCTGATTTTCGTGAGGTAAGTCGGGCTTCTTTAATATTGGAGATTGAGAAAGGAAAACCGAACTCAAAGATTGCAAAAGTCATGAGTTGCAGTATCGACAAGGTTAAACATTGGAGATACAAGTGGCTGGCCAACCAAGATACTTTAATGCAAATAGAGACTGATCCCCAAAATGCCAATCAGTTGGAAAAAAGTATTCGAGAAGTTTTAAAAGATAATCCGCGTCCGGGAGCACCAGTAACTTATTCTTCAGAACAATATTGTCAGATTTTAGCAGTTGCACTGGAGCATCCCGAAGAAAGCGGTCGTCCAATTTCTCAATGGAGCAGTAGGGAATTGGCGGATGAATGCAATAAGCGTGGGATAACCTCTGGAATTTCGGACCGTCAAGTGGGCCGATTTTTAAAAAGAAACCGATGTGAAACCTCATCATAG
- the atpD gene encoding F0F1 ATP synthase subunit beta — MKDQAHSANLGTVVSVRGSVVDVRFEEQLPPIYSMLRAGVDQQIVIEVLAQRDAHHVRGIALTPTQGLARGMAVEDTGGPLKAPVGKGILSRMFDVFGNSIDHRPAPTDIQWRTVHRAPPALGQRSTKSEIFETGIKIIDVLVPLERGGKAGLFGGAGVGKTILLTEMIHNMIGQQKGVSIFCGIGERSREGEELYRDMKTAGVLQNMVMVFGQMDEPPGSRFRVGHAALTMAEYFRDDEHRDVLLLIDNIFRFIQAGMEMSGLMGQMPSRLGYQPTMGTELAGLEERIANTDTGAITSIQAVYVPADDLTDPAAVHTFSHLSASIVLSRKRAGEGLYPAIDPLASSSKMATPGIVGQRHYDLAREIRRTLAQYAELKDIIAMLGLEQLSPEDRNVVTRARRLERFLTQPFFTTEQFTGLTGKLVSLQDALDGCERILRDEFKDSSERSLYMIGAIDELKGKTKTEPASRPETQGDPQPVADSQPDPKSDLKPTPELEHAAADTHES; from the coding sequence ATGAAGGATCAAGCACATTCCGCGAATCTCGGCACAGTGGTCTCGGTACGCGGCAGTGTCGTGGATGTACGGTTTGAGGAGCAGTTACCGCCGATCTATTCGATGCTGCGCGCGGGGGTGGACCAACAGATCGTCATTGAAGTGTTGGCGCAGCGGGATGCGCATCATGTGCGCGGGATTGCCTTGACGCCCACGCAAGGTCTTGCGCGCGGGATGGCGGTGGAGGACACAGGCGGGCCGTTGAAGGCCCCGGTCGGCAAGGGAATTCTCTCGCGCATGTTCGACGTTTTCGGCAATAGCATCGATCACCGGCCAGCGCCGACAGATATCCAATGGCGCACCGTCCATCGAGCCCCGCCAGCCTTGGGGCAGCGTTCCACCAAGTCCGAGATCTTCGAGACGGGGATCAAGATCATCGACGTGCTGGTGCCGCTCGAACGCGGCGGCAAAGCGGGCCTGTTCGGCGGGGCGGGCGTGGGCAAGACGATATTGCTCACTGAAATGATTCACAACATGATCGGGCAGCAGAAGGGTGTCAGCATTTTTTGCGGGATCGGCGAACGATCTCGTGAAGGAGAGGAACTGTATCGCGACATGAAAACGGCGGGCGTGTTGCAGAACATGGTGATGGTGTTCGGGCAAATGGATGAGCCGCCAGGCAGCCGGTTTCGCGTGGGCCATGCAGCACTGACCATGGCTGAGTATTTCCGGGATGACGAGCATCGCGACGTGCTGCTGCTGATCGATAATATTTTCCGCTTTATCCAGGCTGGTATGGAAATGTCCGGACTGATGGGGCAAATGCCGTCGCGCTTGGGCTATCAGCCCACGATGGGCACTGAGTTGGCGGGGCTGGAGGAACGCATCGCCAACACCGACACCGGGGCCATCACCTCTATCCAGGCGGTGTATGTGCCAGCGGACGATTTGACCGACCCGGCGGCAGTGCACACCTTTTCCCATCTCTCGGCATCCATCGTGCTTTCGCGCAAACGGGCTGGCGAGGGTCTTTATCCAGCCATCGACCCGTTGGCATCCAGTTCCAAAATGGCTACGCCGGGTATCGTTGGCCAGCGGCATTACGATTTGGCCCGGGAAATCCGGCGAACGCTCGCCCAATACGCAGAACTCAAAGACATCATTGCCATGCTGGGTCTGGAACAACTGTCGCCGGAGGACCGCAACGTGGTCACACGGGCCCGCCGCTTGGAACGTTTTCTCACCCAGCCCTTTTTCACGACCGAGCAGTTCACGGGCCTCACAGGAAAGCTCGTCAGTCTCCAGGACGCGTTGGACGGCTGCGAACGAATCCTGCGTGATGAATTCAAAGACTCCTCAGAAAGATCCCTCTACATGATCGGGGCGATTGACGAACTAAAGGGGAAAACGAAAACCGAACCTGCGTCCCGGCCCGAGACGCAGGGCGACCCGCAGCCCGTTGCCGATTCCCAACCCGATCCGAAATCCGATTTGAAACCAACGCCGGAGCTCGAACATGCAGCAGCCGACACGCATGAATCTTAA
- a CDS encoding F0F1 ATP synthase subunit epsilon encodes MNLKILLPFRIFIEKAGVLRIVAETCEGSFGLLPRRLDCVAALAPGILTYEQEGEDEVYLAIDEGVLVKTGLDVLVSVRHAISGTDLGQLREAVDREFLHLNEREQSVRSVMAKIESGFIRRLAEFQHE; translated from the coding sequence ATGAATCTTAAAATCCTTCTACCGTTCCGTATTTTTATTGAAAAAGCGGGAGTTTTGCGCATCGTTGCGGAGACCTGCGAGGGCTCGTTCGGACTTTTGCCGCGCCGACTGGACTGCGTTGCGGCACTGGCGCCGGGGATTCTGACCTACGAACAGGAAGGGGAGGACGAGGTTTACTTGGCCATTGATGAAGGGGTGCTGGTCAAGACCGGCCTGGATGTGCTCGTCTCCGTACGGCACGCCATAAGCGGAACAGACCTTGGCCAACTGCGTGAAGCAGTGGACCGGGAGTTTCTGCACCTGAACGAACGGGAGCAGAGCGTCCGTTCGGTGATGGCGAAAATAGAGAGCGGTTTCATCCGTCGTTTAGCGGAGTTTCAGCATGAGTGA
- a CDS encoding AtpZ/AtpI family protein, with product MFSREVGTKAARKLKAQRNATPGVWFGLGMMGLVGWSVAVPTLLGAALGLWLDNQHPGQYSWTLALLMAGLVIGCFNAWIWIAKEDRAMREEQEDKEDNDD from the coding sequence GTGTTTAGTCGGGAAGTTGGCACAAAGGCGGCACGCAAGCTCAAGGCGCAGCGTAACGCCACGCCGGGTGTCTGGTTTGGCCTGGGCATGATGGGACTGGTCGGCTGGTCGGTGGCGGTGCCGACGCTGCTCGGTGCAGCGCTTGGTCTCTGGTTGGATAACCAGCATCCGGGCCAGTATTCCTGGACACTGGCACTGTTAATGGCCGGACTTGTGATCGGCTGTTTCAATGCCTGGATTTGGATTGCCAAAGAAGACCGGGCCATGCGAGAGGAACAGGAGGATAAGGAGGATAATGATGACTGA
- a CDS encoding ATP synthase subunit I, with protein sequence MMTETLTLMLTLMPVWVTGGMIGVMFFGGLWWTVQKALSSTRPALWFFSSWLLRMSLALTGFHLVAGGHWQRLLICLLGFVMARPVVTRLTQYSVPPKPCMASLGETRVPDAETQEVKDAP encoded by the coding sequence ATGATGACTGAAACGTTAACCTTGATGCTGACATTGATGCCAGTCTGGGTGACCGGAGGAATGATCGGAGTAATGTTTTTCGGCGGACTCTGGTGGACAGTGCAAAAGGCGCTTTCATCCACACGACCGGCACTGTGGTTTTTCAGCAGCTGGCTGCTGCGGATGAGCCTTGCCCTGACCGGATTTCACCTTGTTGCGGGCGGCCATTGGCAACGGCTACTGATCTGTCTTCTGGGCTTTGTCATGGCACGCCCGGTCGTGACACGGCTGACCCAATACAGCGTCCCTCCGAAACCCTGTATGGCGAGTCTCGGAGAGACTCGCGTACCTGATGCGGAGACACAGGAGGTCAAGGATGCGCCTTAG